Proteins encoded by one window of Sphaerodactylus townsendi isolate TG3544 linkage group LG04, MPM_Stown_v2.3, whole genome shotgun sequence:
- the LOC125431087 gene encoding basic proline-rich protein-like, whose protein sequence is PPPPPTPPPPHPPPPPPPPPPTPPPPHPPPPPPPPPPTPPPPHPPPPPPPPPPTPPPPHPPPPPPPPPPTPPPPHPPPPPPPPPPTPPPPHPPPPPPPPPPTPPPPHPPPPPPPPPPTPPPPHPPPPPPPPPPTPPPPHPPPPPPPPPPTPPPPHPPPPPPPPPPTPPPPHPPPPPPPPPPTPPPPHPPPPPPPPPPTPPPPHPPPPPPPPPPTPPPPHPPPPPPPPPPTPPPPHPPPPPPPPPPTPPPPHPPPPPPPPPPTPPPPHPPPPPPPPPPTPPPPHPPPPPPPPPPTPPPPHPPPPPPPPPPTPPPPHPPPPPPPPPPTPPPPHPPPPPPPPPP, encoded by the coding sequence cccccccccccccccacccccccccccccccacccccccccccccccacccccccccccccccacccccccccccccccacccccccccccccccacccccccccccccccacccccccccccccccacccccccccccccccacccccccccccccccacccccccccccccccacccccccccccccccacccccccccccccccacccccccccccccccacccccccccccccccacccccccccccccccacccccccccccccccacccccccccccccccacccccccccccccccacccccccccccccccacccccccccccccccacccccccccccccccacccccccccccccccacccccccccccccccacccccccccccccccacccccccccccccccacccccccccccccccacccccccccccccccacccccccccccccccacccccccccccccccacccccccccccccccacccccccccccccccacccccccccccccccacccccccccccccccacccccccccccccccacccccccccccccccacccccccccccccccacccccccccccccccacccccccccccccccacccccccccccccccacccccccccccccccacccccccccccccccacccccccccccccccacccccccccccccccacccccccccccccccacccccccccccccccacccccccccccccccacccccccccccccccacccccccccccccccacccccccccccccccacccccccccccccccacccccccccccccccacccccccccccccccacccccccccccccccacccccccccccccccacccccccccccccccacccccccccccccccacccccccccccccccacccccccccccccccacccccccccccccccacccccccccccccccacccccccccccccccacccccccccccccccaccccccccccccccc